The genomic DNA CGCGGACATCCGGCCCGACACGCTCAACGTGGACCCGGCCGAGGTGGCCGTGCGCGTGACCCCCAAGACCCGGGCCATCCTGCCGGTGGACTTCGCGGGGCAGCCGTGCGATCTCGATGGGCTGAGTGAGATCTCACGCGCCCGCGGGCTGGCCATGATCGAAGATGCGGCGCATGCGCTCGGCGCCAGCCACAAGGGGCGCCCCGTCGGGGCCATTGCCGATCTCACGACCTTCAGCTTCCACCCCGCCAAGCTCATCACGACGGGCGAGGGCGGCATGGTTACGACGAACCGCGACGACCTGGCGGCGCGCCTCCGGCGCTTCCGCAACCACGGACTCGAAACCGACTTCCGCGAGCGGACCGCGCGCGGGGCGCCCTATTCGCCCATGGTCGATCTCGGCTACAACTATCGGCTGACCGACCTCCAGTGCGCGCTCGGCCTCTCGCAGCTGGCCAAGCTCGAGTCGCTCCTCAAGCGCCGGGTCCGTGTCGCCGAGCGCTATTCGGCCGCGCTCGGCCGGGTGGACGCCGTGAAGGTCCCCGCTGTCCTGCCGCACGGCCGGCACGCCTGGCACATCTTCCCCGTCCTGCTGGAGACCGAGCGGATCAGCGCCGACCGTGACACCATCCTGGCCGCACTGCGCGCCGAAGGCATCGGGGCGGCCGTGCACTATGTCCCGGCTTACTGGCACCCGTACTACGAGGGGCTCGGCTACCGCCGGGGCCTCTGCCCGCAGGCCGAGGCCGCCTATGAGCGTCTCCTGACCCTGCCACTCTTCCCCGCCATGACCGACGCCGACGTGGATGATGTCTTGACGGCTCTCCGCAAGGTTCTGGGGTACTACGCGCGATGAGCGCCGCACCGCGCGTCGCCTTCCTCACCCACGGCGGGCCGGCCATCGGATTGGGCCACGTGGCCCGATGCCTGTCCCTGGCTCGGGCCCTCGCCGGGGACGGCGCCCGTGTCGTCTTTCTGGTCGGCCGGGCAGCCCGGGTGACGAGCGCCGTCGAGGCGGCCGGCTTCGACGCCGTGGAGACGGACTGGGAGAGCGCCGGGGCAGCGGCGCGCGACCTCGTGTCCGCCCTGCGCCCCGAAGCGCTCGTCGTGGATTCCTATGCGGTCTCGGGCGCGCTG from Candidatus Methylomirabilota bacterium includes the following:
- the pseC gene encoding UDP-4-amino-4,6-dideoxy-N-acetyl-beta-L-altrosamine transaminase, with translation MADALAIHGGTPVRATLLPYARQTIEDDDVQAVVAALRSDWLTTGPTVEAFERAVASVVEARHAVAVSSGTAALHAAVFAAGIGPGDEVITSPLTFAASANVVLYLGGTPVFADIRPDTLNVDPAEVAVRVTPKTRAILPVDFAGQPCDLDGLSEISRARGLAMIEDAAHALGASHKGRPVGAIADLTTFSFHPAKLITTGEGGMVTTNRDDLAARLRRFRNHGLETDFRERTARGAPYSPMVDLGYNYRLTDLQCALGLSQLAKLESLLKRRVRVAERYSAALGRVDAVKVPAVLPHGRHAWHIFPVLLETERISADRDTILAALRAEGIGAAVHYVPAYWHPYYEGLGYRRGLCPQAEAAYERLLTLPLFPAMTDADVDDVLTALRKVLGYYAR